A genomic region of Rhodothermales bacterium contains the following coding sequences:
- a CDS encoding DegT/DnrJ/EryC1/StrS family aminotransferase — protein sequence MKTDATSVPANLTMVDLASQYAHIRDEVNAEIQAVLDNTAFIRGPVVGEFECKLAGYLGIPYVHGVANGTDALQVAMMALDIGPGDEVITTAFTFIATAEAAALLGAVPVFADINPETFNIDAASIESLITERTKAIVPVHLFGQPADMDAIMDVANRHGIPVIEDNAQAIGAHYKGTRVGALGACGTTSFFPSKNLGCYGDGGAVTTADEALYQRMKLIANHGSAKKYHNEVVGINSRLDAMQAAVLKVKLKHLDAYSAARVAAADRYDALLADNPAVVTPFRAEDRDHVFHQYTLRVRGGRRDALAVHLKERGVPHATYYPIPLQRLEVFAGGGCRTGDMTHTNQAAAEVISLPMHTELTEEQQAYVAAAVNDFLLEVHA from the coding sequence TTGAAGACTGACGCGACCTCCGTGCCGGCCAACCTCACGATGGTTGACCTTGCCAGCCAGTATGCCCACATCCGCGACGAAGTCAACGCGGAGATCCAGGCCGTACTGGACAATACCGCTTTCATTCGCGGCCCGGTCGTCGGCGAGTTCGAATGCAAACTCGCGGGCTACCTGGGAATCCCCTACGTGCACGGCGTGGCCAACGGCACAGACGCTCTCCAGGTGGCCATGATGGCGCTGGACATCGGTCCGGGCGATGAGGTCATCACCACGGCCTTCACGTTCATCGCGACGGCCGAGGCGGCAGCGTTGCTCGGCGCGGTGCCGGTGTTTGCCGATATCAACCCCGAGACGTTCAACATCGACGCGGCATCCATCGAGTCGCTGATTACCGAGCGCACCAAAGCCATCGTTCCGGTGCACCTCTTCGGCCAGCCGGCTGACATGGATGCCATCATGGACGTAGCCAACCGGCATGGCATCCCCGTGATTGAGGACAATGCCCAGGCCATCGGCGCGCACTATAAGGGCACGCGAGTCGGAGCCCTCGGTGCCTGCGGCACCACCAGCTTCTTTCCTTCCAAGAATCTCGGCTGCTACGGCGACGGCGGTGCGGTGACCACGGCGGACGAAGCGCTCTATCAGCGCATGAAGCTCATCGCCAATCACGGCTCCGCAAAGAAATACCACAACGAAGTGGTCGGTATCAACTCGCGCTTGGACGCCATGCAGGCCGCCGTGCTGAAGGTGAAGCTCAAGCACCTCGACGCCTACAGCGCTGCCCGAGTGGCCGCCGCGGACCGGTACGATGCGCTCCTTGCCGACAATCCGGCCGTGGTGACGCCCTTCCGTGCGGAAGACCGGGACCACGTCTTTCACCAGTACACGCTACGCGTTCGGGGAGGGCGCCGTGACGCGCTGGCCGTGCATCTGAAGGAGCGGGGTGTACCGCACGCGACCTACTACCCCATCCCGCTCCAACGTCTGGAGGTGTTTGCCGGAGGGGGCTGCCGCACGGGCGATATGACGCATACGAACCAGGCCGCGGCAGAGGTGATCAGTCTTCCGATGCACACTGAACTCACCGAAGAGCAGCAGGCCTACGTCGCCGCCGCCGTGAACGACTTCCTGCTCGAGGTGCACGCCTGA
- a CDS encoding Gfo/Idh/MocA family oxidoreductase, protein MQRVGLAQVGIGYWGKNLLRNFAAIPGVDLVMACDQRQDVLDRVADSHPGTQTTSIYDDLLSSDDVDAVVIATETPQHAPLAKLALAAGKHVFVEKPMAQTTDNARELVRLSEEKDLRLMVGHLLLYHPAFRYVEDLAQSGELGDVYYLYSQRVNLGIIRQNENAFESLAPHDLSVALQLMDAKPVGVSASGQAYLQPGVQDVVFATVHFEGGKMAHLHTSWLDPHKTRKVTVVGSRKMAVIDDVATSEKVRLYDKGVDIAEAGYADYTQAMTLRSGDIHIPKITMAEPLRLECEHFIDCVRTGETPRSDGRNGLAVVEMMDAAARSLAAGGVRADLP, encoded by the coding sequence ATGCAGCGGGTCGGCCTTGCGCAGGTAGGCATCGGGTACTGGGGCAAAAACCTGCTCCGCAACTTCGCGGCTATTCCGGGGGTGGACCTCGTGATGGCCTGTGACCAGCGGCAGGACGTGCTGGACCGGGTGGCGGACTCCCATCCGGGCACGCAGACCACGTCGATCTACGATGACCTGCTTTCCAGCGACGATGTCGATGCGGTGGTTATCGCCACCGAGACCCCGCAGCACGCCCCCCTGGCCAAGCTGGCGCTGGCAGCGGGCAAGCACGTGTTCGTGGAGAAGCCGATGGCGCAGACCACGGACAATGCCCGCGAACTCGTGCGCCTGTCCGAGGAAAAGGATCTACGCCTGATGGTCGGGCACCTCCTCCTCTACCACCCCGCGTTCCGATACGTGGAGGACCTGGCGCAGTCGGGCGAACTCGGAGACGTTTACTACCTGTATTCCCAGCGGGTGAACCTGGGCATCATCCGGCAGAACGAAAACGCGTTCGAAAGCCTGGCCCCGCATGACCTGTCGGTGGCGCTGCAGCTCATGGACGCGAAGCCGGTCGGCGTCTCCGCCAGCGGCCAGGCCTATCTGCAGCCGGGCGTTCAGGACGTCGTGTTTGCCACGGTGCACTTCGAGGGAGGCAAGATGGCCCACCTGCACACCTCCTGGCTCGACCCGCACAAGACGCGCAAGGTCACAGTGGTGGGCAGCCGCAAGATGGCCGTCATCGACGACGTGGCGACCTCCGAGAAGGTGCGCCTGTACGACAAGGGCGTGGACATCGCCGAAGCCGGCTACGCCGATTACACGCAGGCGATGACCCTGCGAAGCGGCGACATCCACATCCCCAAGATCACCATGGCCGAGCCACTGCGGCTGGAGTGCGAGCACTTCATCGACTGCGTGCGCACCGGCGAGACGCCACGCTCGGACGGACGAAACGGACTCGCTGTCGTGGAGATGATGGATGCTGCCGCGCGTTCCCTGGCGGCAGGCGGTGTGCGGGCAGACTTGCCCTGA
- a CDS encoding type II/IV secretion system protein gives MRLGLFDFKRKRDRHPEKSPDAVSVDAREEPQVVVDESENAPLTGEDLTDLWDALAEEIDELSLDELEDQLTEAPEIAAELQEWAEAEDEEALKALVDAYTGDSRAAETAHGNTAQGSADSDAHSQEPIGASNAAEDEDEYGTSHDFDANAAAAFQDESVEELPGADDFYAAADAEFDPESFDENAFLATLQALEQGSAAGEPAPGPTGVSSDVPVEQPNNAMLAAADLLNDLMEEDSGGPRDEPTETERTLVKDSMELAGDILRNFHEEEPDATPQEGPVPDAPSQPDAATSGVVSDEIVLALMHAGVIRVAQVYDASRHRRPGEPLWRAMLEVEEVDRGVLLAEVARQSGYEAYEDREDLPVKNLVENMRETVTPEALDAVLDAGAIPVEIGLNPETLDYRLILATDDPVSRRVAAAAAALPVETELRYMPTTAIDAYLDEVHPDRLPRTHREPEVQEAPDDGSPRSDRGPAASASAEERARNRPWPKKGDTQGEQAAPAEPVAAPPAEPVVPVEKPGVEQDISLLDRRAKKDRVVAALFKEGSISIEQVEKALTKYGQEGGKEAIWRILAAVPGVDRERVFSMAAKVYAFPRVELGEGRPDHEFVMLIMETIAEERREDLLRLNLLPFEYAIDAETGGARLMFVTHDPARSDVHRLLAQLKVGRFELRYASEAELTRVITEIFPKRNEYLDRMTASDEPAFDFGADFEADESELVDETALEAEMSRSVLINLFEASLIEAVRQGASDIHVFPNPKRHIEIHFRVDGRLRRWHVDEKVAAEAFLAVVKDNSTNVDRFEREMAQDGFIQRRIDDVLIRFRVSVLPIASANQEIRAESVVIRVLDDRKVLTDLSKLGMLPSALESVNHAISQPHGMVILTGPTGSGKSTTLVAALHQVISPEVNVLTIEDPVEYIINGVRQIKLSHKLGLEDAIRAVLRHDPDIVMVGEMRDKATADLAIKLANTGHLTFSTLHTNDAPSAVSRLYKMGVEPFLLAYAINLVVAQRLIRKLCPVCKRPAAKKDSVMMKRLGFTDDEIENLEIMEPAREKACPKCSGAGYKGRRAISETLYFSQEIRHLVAESGEDIDEEAIMKQAQKEGMLSLQDCARQLVKDGETSIEEMMRVTASE, from the coding sequence ATGCGACTAGGACTCTTCGACTTCAAAAGGAAACGCGACAGGCATCCGGAGAAATCTCCGGATGCTGTTTCCGTTGATGCGAGGGAAGAACCGCAGGTGGTGGTGGACGAGTCGGAGAATGCACCGCTGACCGGCGAGGATCTGACCGACCTCTGGGACGCGCTGGCGGAGGAGATTGACGAACTCAGCCTGGACGAGCTGGAGGACCAGCTAACGGAGGCCCCCGAGATTGCGGCCGAGCTCCAGGAGTGGGCCGAGGCAGAGGACGAGGAGGCCCTGAAGGCCTTGGTCGATGCCTACACCGGCGATTCGCGCGCCGCAGAGACGGCACACGGCAACACAGCTCAAGGCTCGGCCGATTCTGACGCGCACAGTCAGGAGCCAATCGGGGCATCCAACGCGGCGGAGGATGAGGACGAGTACGGCACGAGTCACGACTTCGACGCGAATGCCGCCGCCGCTTTCCAGGATGAGTCCGTAGAAGAACTACCCGGGGCCGACGATTTCTATGCGGCGGCCGATGCTGAATTCGACCCCGAGAGTTTTGACGAGAACGCCTTCCTGGCCACCCTGCAGGCCCTGGAGCAGGGCAGCGCCGCAGGTGAGCCGGCTCCTGGCCCGACCGGAGTATCCTCCGACGTGCCGGTGGAGCAGCCCAACAACGCCATGCTGGCGGCGGCCGACCTGCTCAACGATCTGATGGAAGAGGATTCGGGCGGTCCAAGAGACGAGCCGACCGAAACCGAGCGCACGCTCGTGAAGGACAGCATGGAACTCGCGGGAGACATCCTGCGCAACTTCCATGAGGAAGAGCCTGATGCAACCCCGCAGGAAGGACCGGTGCCGGATGCACCCTCGCAGCCGGACGCCGCCACCTCGGGCGTCGTCAGCGACGAGATCGTGCTGGCGCTGATGCACGCGGGCGTGATCCGGGTGGCACAGGTTTACGACGCGTCGCGGCACCGCCGCCCCGGCGAACCGCTCTGGCGGGCGATGCTGGAGGTGGAAGAAGTGGACCGTGGCGTGCTCCTGGCCGAGGTCGCCCGGCAGTCCGGATATGAAGCGTACGAGGACAGGGAAGACCTGCCGGTCAAGAACCTCGTCGAGAACATGCGGGAAACCGTCACTCCGGAAGCACTGGATGCTGTTCTGGACGCCGGCGCCATACCTGTAGAGATCGGCCTGAACCCGGAGACGCTCGATTATCGCCTCATTCTTGCCACCGACGACCCGGTTTCCCGCCGGGTAGCCGCGGCCGCGGCCGCGCTTCCGGTGGAAACCGAGTTGCGGTATATGCCGACCACGGCGATCGATGCGTACCTGGACGAGGTACACCCTGATCGGCTTCCGCGCACACATCGTGAGCCCGAGGTTCAGGAGGCGCCAGACGACGGATCGCCCAGGTCTGACCGCGGTCCCGCGGCTTCTGCAAGCGCCGAAGAGCGCGCGCGGAATCGACCCTGGCCCAAGAAAGGAGACACCCAGGGCGAGCAGGCTGCCCCGGCGGAGCCCGTTGCCGCGCCGCCTGCCGAACCCGTGGTTCCGGTGGAGAAACCGGGCGTAGAGCAGGACATTTCGCTCCTGGATCGCCGCGCCAAAAAGGATCGCGTGGTGGCAGCCCTTTTCAAGGAGGGCAGCATCTCCATCGAACAGGTGGAAAAGGCCCTGACCAAATACGGTCAGGAGGGCGGCAAGGAAGCCATCTGGCGCATTCTGGCCGCCGTGCCGGGAGTAGACAGAGAACGCGTCTTCTCCATGGCGGCGAAGGTGTACGCGTTCCCCCGCGTGGAACTCGGGGAAGGGCGTCCGGACCACGAGTTCGTGATGCTCATCATGGAGACGATTGCTGAGGAGCGCCGGGAGGATCTCCTGCGCCTCAATCTTCTTCCGTTCGAGTACGCGATTGATGCCGAGACGGGCGGAGCTCGTCTGATGTTCGTCACGCACGACCCGGCGCGCTCGGACGTGCATCGCCTGCTCGCTCAGCTGAAGGTCGGTCGCTTCGAGCTGCGCTACGCTTCGGAAGCCGAGCTCACCCGGGTGATCACAGAGATTTTCCCGAAGCGGAACGAGTATCTCGACCGCATGACGGCGAGCGACGAGCCGGCGTTTGATTTTGGAGCCGACTTTGAAGCTGACGAGTCCGAGCTGGTAGACGAAACCGCCCTCGAGGCGGAGATGAGCCGGTCCGTACTCATCAACCTGTTCGAGGCCTCGCTTATCGAAGCGGTCCGACAGGGAGCCTCGGACATCCATGTCTTCCCGAATCCCAAGCGCCACATCGAAATCCATTTCCGCGTAGACGGTCGTCTGCGACGGTGGCATGTGGACGAGAAGGTGGCCGCCGAGGCCTTCCTGGCCGTGGTGAAGGACAACTCAACCAACGTCGACCGGTTTGAGCGTGAAATGGCCCAGGACGGGTTCATTCAGCGCCGGATTGACGATGTGCTGATCCGCTTCCGTGTCAGCGTGCTGCCCATCGCCTCCGCTAACCAGGAGATTCGGGCAGAGAGTGTGGTCATTCGTGTGCTGGACGACAGGAAGGTGTTGACCGACCTCTCCAAGCTCGGCATGTTGCCCAGCGCTCTGGAGAGCGTGAACCACGCCATCAGCCAGCCGCACGGCATGGTGATTCTGACCGGTCCGACCGGTTCGGGTAAGTCCACCACCCTCGTGGCCGCGCTGCACCAGGTGATTTCCCCCGAGGTTAACGTGCTCACGATTGAGGACCCGGTGGAGTACATCATCAACGGGGTCCGGCAGATCAAACTCTCGCACAAGCTGGGGCTGGAGGACGCCATTCGCGCCGTCCTGCGCCACGATCCCGATATCGTGATGGTCGGTGAGATGCGCGACAAGGCGACCGCCGATCTCGCCATCAAGCTCGCCAACACAGGTCACCTCACGTTCTCGACACTGCACACCAACGATGCGCCGAGTGCCGTCTCCCGACTGTACAAAATGGGAGTCGAGCCTTTCCTGCTGGCATACGCCATCAATCTGGTCGTAGCCCAGCGTCTGATCCGCAAGTTGTGCCCGGTCTGCAAGCGGCCTGCCGCGAAGAAGGACAGTGTCATGATGAAGCGGCTCGGCTTCACCGATGACGAGATCGAGAACCTCGAAATCATGGAGCCGGCACGGGAGAAGGCATGTCCCAAGTGCAGCGGGGCGGGCTACAAGGGCCGCCGCGCGATCTCGGAGACCCTGTACTTCTCCCAGGAAATCCGCCACCTGGTGGCCGAGTCGGGCGAAGACATCGACGAGGAGGCCATCATGAAGCAGGCCCAGAAGGAAGGCATGCTGTCGCTGCAGGATTGTGCGCGGCAACTCGTCAAGGACGGCGAGACCAGTATCGAGGAAATGATGCGGGTCACGGCCTCCGAGTAA
- a CDS encoding tetratricopeptide repeat protein codes for MTGTSTLRMLTLLLLAVILAVPATAQDYKEAYNAGLVAAEAKNYTEALKKFTEAASGARAEGDSDVESRANRIIGQIEYSFGVRQTRAENFDAALAHFENGITRHPTYAKNFLGKALALKKMERIDDAMAAFTQAVEVGNANADRATARKAESAVREHFVYVASTALSRNANGATSADADEAIAALDQVAQYVEPDADVLYYRAVALHAKGQTADAVAAADQALELHRGSRTDKAKIYFVKGEALMRAGDADGARAAFQSAAVGSYRASAEHFLEVLGTN; via the coding sequence ATGACCGGCACTAGCACCCTGAGGATGCTGACGCTGCTCCTGCTGGCCGTAATCCTGGCCGTTCCCGCTACCGCGCAGGACTACAAAGAGGCTTACAACGCAGGCCTCGTCGCTGCTGAGGCGAAGAACTACACCGAAGCGCTGAAGAAATTTACCGAGGCAGCTTCAGGTGCCCGGGCTGAGGGGGACTCCGATGTGGAATCCCGCGCCAACCGCATCATCGGACAGATCGAATACTCGTTTGGTGTTCGTCAGACCCGCGCGGAAAATTTCGACGCTGCACTGGCCCACTTCGAGAACGGCATTACGCGCCACCCCACGTACGCCAAGAACTTCCTTGGCAAAGCGCTCGCTCTGAAAAAAATGGAGCGCATTGACGATGCGATGGCCGCCTTTACCCAGGCCGTCGAAGTTGGCAACGCCAACGCGGATCGGGCGACTGCCCGCAAGGCCGAGAGTGCCGTGCGCGAGCATTTTGTCTATGTCGCATCCACAGCGCTGAGCCGGAACGCCAATGGTGCCACATCTGCCGATGCGGATGAAGCCATCGCCGCCCTGGATCAGGTTGCGCAGTACGTCGAGCCTGACGCCGACGTGCTCTATTACCGAGCCGTCGCTCTGCACGCCAAAGGCCAGACGGCCGATGCCGTGGCAGCCGCGGACCAGGCGCTGGAACTGCACCGCGGTTCTCGCACCGACAAGGCCAAGATCTATTTCGTGAAAGGTGAGGCGCTGATGCGTGCCGGCGACGCCGACGGCGCTCGCGCCGCCTTCCAGAGCGCCGCCGTGGGCAGCTACCGCGCTTCGGCCGAGCACTTCCTTGAAGTTCTCGGGACCAACTAA
- a CDS encoding type II secretion system F family protein — MASVKEFRFSGISRVGQPVQGTVFAKGQRAAEKKVDALADKHGFRKQDVLQRRVYLYKVKHPNGKLQQGEQKAFSAEEISAALRNLGLEVVKVEKKLLDFQRKPPNTDMIMFVRLSANLLKEKLPFDEVLNLLVNDVSSRSLKQVIRDLNADLKGGMEAQQAFMKHQHMLGKFTAYMLGIASKSGNMAEIYEATARFLERQDEFKKSVKSAMTTPALTIAVLTAAFIWYIWWIFPETAGLFEGFNIALPPMTQATLNFSRWLDGNWMWLGALLFGMFLACFLFVRSQRGQFLIHRYLIRIPVIGSLLHKLNIEIFCRVFAVLYSGSGDNISVIKVASEACGNSYMEHRIKTVTVPMMVAQGAELVKAMEASQVFTGMALARFRSGAETGNVRNAARQMADYYENETSMKLRSTVELIQTAVAVFITIAIMILTLISSEIAMISPSSTDFMG, encoded by the coding sequence ATGGCATCCGTCAAGGAGTTTCGGTTTTCCGGTATCAGTCGCGTAGGCCAGCCCGTCCAGGGAACGGTCTTCGCCAAGGGACAGCGCGCCGCAGAGAAAAAGGTCGACGCGCTGGCGGACAAACACGGATTCCGCAAGCAGGACGTCCTGCAGCGACGCGTCTACCTGTACAAGGTCAAGCACCCCAACGGGAAGCTGCAGCAGGGGGAGCAGAAAGCGTTTTCGGCAGAGGAAATCTCGGCAGCGCTACGCAACCTCGGCCTGGAAGTGGTCAAGGTCGAGAAGAAGCTGCTCGACTTTCAGCGCAAGCCGCCGAATACGGACATGATCATGTTCGTGCGGCTGTCGGCGAACCTGCTCAAGGAAAAACTGCCCTTTGACGAGGTGTTGAACCTGCTTGTCAACGATGTGTCGTCTCGCAGTCTGAAGCAGGTCATCCGTGACTTGAATGCGGACCTGAAAGGCGGCATGGAGGCGCAGCAGGCGTTCATGAAGCACCAGCACATGCTGGGCAAGTTTACGGCCTACATGCTCGGCATCGCCTCGAAGTCCGGCAACATGGCTGAGATCTACGAGGCCACTGCCCGCTTTCTCGAGCGCCAGGACGAGTTCAAGAAGAGCGTCAAGAGTGCGATGACCACACCGGCGCTCACCATCGCGGTGCTGACGGCCGCCTTCATCTGGTACATCTGGTGGATCTTCCCCGAGACCGCCGGACTGTTTGAGGGCTTCAACATTGCGCTGCCCCCGATGACGCAGGCAACGCTCAACTTTTCACGATGGCTGGACGGCAACTGGATGTGGCTGGGGGCACTGCTCTTCGGCATGTTCCTTGCCTGCTTCCTGTTTGTTCGGTCCCAAAGGGGCCAATTTCTCATCCATCGTTACCTCATCCGCATTCCCGTGATCGGAAGCCTGCTGCACAAGCTCAACATCGAGATTTTCTGCAGGGTGTTCGCCGTACTCTATTCCGGAAGCGGCGACAATATTTCCGTTATCAAGGTGGCCTCCGAGGCCTGCGGCAACTCCTACATGGAGCATCGCATCAAAACGGTCACCGTGCCGATGATGGTCGCCCAGGGCGCCGAGCTTGTGAAGGCCATGGAAGCCTCACAGGTGTTCACGGGCATGGCACTCGCTCGATTCCGCTCGGGTGCAGAGACTGGTAACGTGCGCAACGCAGCACGCCAGATGGCGGACTACTACGAAAACGAGACCTCCATGAAGTTGCGTTCGACGGTGGAGCTCATCCAGACGGCGGTGGCCGTATTCATCACCATCGCCATCATGATTCTCACCCTGATCTCGTCTGAGATCGCCATGATCTCGCCGTCCTCGACGGACTTCATGGGATAG